From Cellulosimicrobium sp. ES-005, one genomic window encodes:
- a CDS encoding chitinase: MTDPTPTAATPPTFVVTEQQFEAMFPERSTFYTYAGLVAATAAYPEFATTGGDRVARREAAAFLANVSHETHGLVHVVEVNTANYPHYCDPAQPYGCPAGQDAYYGRGPLQLSWNFNYRAAGEALGIDLLADPWLVEQDPTVAWQTALWYWNTQPGTASMTCHEAIVGEHGFAETIRSINGPLECEGGNPRQMNNRVRLFRHYVEIVGTTTGDHLTC, encoded by the coding sequence ATGACCGACCCGACGCCGACCGCCGCCACCCCGCCGACGTTCGTCGTGACCGAGCAGCAGTTCGAGGCGATGTTCCCCGAGCGGAGCACGTTCTACACGTACGCGGGGCTCGTCGCCGCGACGGCCGCGTACCCGGAGTTCGCGACGACGGGCGGCGACCGCGTCGCCCGTCGCGAGGCGGCGGCGTTCCTCGCGAACGTGAGCCACGAGACGCACGGGCTGGTGCACGTCGTCGAGGTGAACACCGCGAACTACCCGCACTACTGCGACCCCGCGCAGCCGTACGGGTGCCCCGCCGGGCAGGACGCCTACTACGGCCGCGGCCCGCTCCAGCTGAGCTGGAACTTCAACTACCGCGCGGCCGGCGAGGCGCTGGGGATCGATCTCCTGGCCGACCCGTGGCTCGTCGAGCAGGACCCGACCGTCGCGTGGCAGACCGCGCTCTGGTACTGGAACACGCAGCCCGGCACGGCCTCGATGACGTGCCACGAGGCGATCGTCGGCGAGCACGGCTTCGCCGAGACCATCCGGTCCATCAACGGCCCGCTCGAGTGCGAGGGCGGCAACCCGCGCCAGATGAACAACCGCGTCCGCCTCTTCCGCCACTACGTCGAGATCGTCGGCACCACGACGGGCGACCACCTCACCTGCTGA
- a CDS encoding asparaginase, whose protein sequence is MRTFTLTLSGRAVAAVVALVLACAALAATVAYTVADSRASAAAARAEGAAAPVLAAGTAPANPLGIASAQYATATATAAAEKPKVVVVATGGTMAGKATGRDTFTSYRAGTYLMEDMLNTLRPELDAVADVTAVQFGNAGSSGYSMEQFHALTLEVEKQLETADAVVVTTGTDTQEEFAYWLDLTVRSRKPVVTSGSMRPWGSGAGPDSSLVFGTDAPANLYNAIKVAASQQTFCFGTVLMLNDEIQAAREVTKTNSYRTDTFQTREYGVLGWIDGDNITLGRAPARVLACDTEEWFTPFDLAKVDPKALPRVEIVTSYQQAGGEGVAAFANAGVRGIVTAGTGAGGISSAMSQARTAAIRDKGVWFVSTTRTGSGSSYGGGNGIIAGGDLTAVKARLLLLLSRAFTEDFATAQGWFATYGDASFDQSATAATIGAEPGSTSVLFTGTATPSCKAAGKQLWLTTSVTNTDTVPIDVRVTTVSGEHKFTKIPAGETVEKTFSVKGKTLDAGEVSLVAYKNVDGHAVQTKSTAPYPETTCA, encoded by the coding sequence TTGAGAACGTTCACCCTGACCCTGTCCGGCCGCGCCGTCGCGGCCGTCGTCGCGCTCGTCCTCGCGTGCGCGGCCCTCGCCGCGACGGTCGCGTACACCGTCGCCGACTCCCGGGCGTCGGCCGCCGCCGCGCGCGCCGAGGGCGCCGCGGCGCCGGTGCTCGCCGCCGGGACGGCCCCGGCCAACCCGCTCGGCATCGCGTCCGCGCAGTACGCGACCGCGACGGCGACCGCCGCCGCGGAGAAGCCGAAGGTCGTCGTCGTCGCGACCGGAGGCACGATGGCCGGCAAGGCGACCGGCCGCGACACGTTCACGAGCTACCGCGCCGGCACGTACCTCATGGAGGACATGCTGAACACGTTGCGCCCCGAGCTCGACGCGGTCGCCGACGTCACGGCCGTCCAGTTCGGCAACGCCGGCTCGTCGGGCTACTCGATGGAGCAGTTCCACGCGCTCACGCTCGAGGTGGAGAAGCAGCTCGAGACGGCGGACGCCGTCGTCGTCACGACGGGCACCGACACGCAGGAGGAGTTCGCGTACTGGCTCGACCTCACGGTGCGGTCGCGCAAGCCCGTCGTCACGTCCGGCTCGATGCGCCCGTGGGGGTCGGGCGCCGGGCCGGACTCGAGCCTCGTGTTCGGCACGGACGCGCCCGCGAACCTGTACAACGCGATCAAGGTCGCGGCGTCGCAGCAGACGTTCTGCTTCGGCACCGTGCTCATGCTCAACGACGAGATCCAGGCGGCCCGCGAGGTCACCAAGACGAACTCCTACCGCACCGACACGTTCCAGACGCGCGAGTACGGCGTGCTCGGCTGGATCGACGGCGACAACATCACGCTGGGCCGCGCGCCGGCACGCGTGCTGGCGTGCGACACCGAGGAGTGGTTCACGCCGTTCGACCTCGCGAAGGTCGACCCGAAGGCCCTGCCGCGCGTCGAGATCGTCACGTCCTACCAGCAGGCGGGGGGCGAGGGCGTCGCGGCGTTCGCGAACGCGGGCGTCCGGGGCATCGTCACGGCGGGCACGGGTGCGGGGGGCATCTCGTCCGCGATGAGCCAGGCCCGCACCGCGGCGATCCGCGACAAGGGCGTCTGGTTCGTCTCGACGACGCGCACCGGGTCCGGGTCGTCGTACGGCGGCGGGAACGGCATCATCGCGGGCGGTGACCTCACGGCCGTCAAGGCGCGGCTCCTGCTGCTCCTGTCGCGCGCCTTCACCGAGGACTTCGCGACGGCGCAGGGCTGGTTCGCGACGTACGGCGACGCGTCGTTCGACCAGTCCGCGACGGCGGCCACGATCGGCGCCGAGCCGGGGTCCACGAGCGTCCTCTTCACGGGCACGGCGACGCCGTCGTGCAAGGCGGCGGGCAAGCAGCTCTGGCTGACCACCTCGGTGACGAACACCGACACGGTACCGATCGACGTCCGGGTCACGACGGTCTCGGGCGAGCACAAGTTCACGAAGATCCCCGCCGGGGAGACGGTCGAGAAGACGTTCTCGGTCAAGGGAAAGACACTCGACGCCGGCGAGGTCTCGCTCGTCGCGTACAAGAACGTCGACGGCCACGCCGTCCAGACGAAGTCGACGGCGCCCTACCCGGAGACGACGTGCGCCTGA
- a CDS encoding pyridoxal-dependent decarboxylase produces MDDRDAALLRAHEHAAAWLDSLTTRPVPPQATVGDVVAALGTDLPDGPTSAADVVDLLATACGPGLTAMPSGRFYGMVIGGSHPAALAADWLTSAWDQNSALRTVTPAHTAVEDVASAWLLDLLGLPATGAVGFVTGATTANFTALAAARGEVLRRAGWDVRRGGLTGAPRVRVLVGAERHESVDLALSYLGLGAPEVVAADDQGRISVAALEEALTDRGSTSRDQGSTWADRGSTSGDQGSPSPGTADGPTIVVLQAGNVHSGAFDPFDAAVEVAHRHGAWVHVDGAFGLFAAASPSFRHLVAGYEAADSWATDAHKTLNVPYDCGLAIVADPAPLRAAMGMHGDYLIQSDTGDPLDKVPELSRRGRAFPVWATLRALGRSGVAELVDGFCRHAAAFAAGMRAIDGAVVLNDVVFTQVCAAFGDDARTQEVVRRVLDDGTAWMSGSRWHDRAVLRASVSSWATTDDDVRVSLDALRRAASSG; encoded by the coding sequence ATGGACGACCGCGACGCCGCCCTCCTGCGGGCGCACGAGCACGCCGCCGCGTGGCTCGACTCCCTCACGACGCGGCCGGTCCCGCCGCAGGCGACCGTCGGGGACGTCGTCGCGGCGCTCGGCACGGACCTGCCCGACGGCCCGACGAGCGCCGCGGACGTCGTCGACCTCCTCGCGACCGCGTGCGGCCCCGGCCTCACGGCCATGCCGTCCGGCCGCTTCTACGGCATGGTCATCGGCGGCAGCCACCCCGCGGCGCTCGCCGCCGACTGGCTCACGAGCGCGTGGGACCAGAACTCCGCGCTGCGCACCGTGACGCCCGCGCACACCGCCGTCGAGGACGTGGCGAGCGCGTGGCTGCTCGACCTGCTCGGCCTGCCCGCCACGGGTGCGGTCGGGTTCGTCACCGGCGCGACGACCGCGAACTTCACGGCGCTCGCGGCGGCGCGCGGCGAGGTCCTGCGGCGTGCCGGGTGGGACGTGCGTCGCGGCGGGCTGACGGGCGCCCCGCGCGTCCGCGTGCTCGTGGGCGCCGAGCGGCACGAGTCGGTCGACCTCGCGCTGTCCTACCTCGGGCTCGGCGCGCCCGAGGTCGTGGCCGCGGACGACCAGGGCCGCATCTCGGTCGCCGCGCTGGAGGAGGCGCTGACGGACCGGGGCTCTACCTCGCGGGACCAGGGCTCTACCTGGGCTGACCGGGGCTCTACCTCGGGGGACCAGGGCTCTCCCTCGCCGGGGACGGCGGACGGCCCGACGATCGTCGTGCTCCAGGCGGGGAACGTGCACTCGGGGGCGTTCGACCCGTTCGACGCGGCCGTCGAGGTCGCGCACCGGCACGGCGCGTGGGTGCACGTCGACGGTGCGTTCGGGCTCTTCGCCGCGGCGTCGCCGTCGTTCCGCCACCTGGTCGCGGGGTACGAGGCGGCGGACTCGTGGGCGACCGACGCGCACAAGACGCTCAACGTGCCGTACGACTGCGGGCTCGCGATCGTCGCGGACCCCGCGCCGCTGCGCGCAGCGATGGGGATGCACGGCGACTACCTCATCCAGAGCGACACGGGCGACCCGCTCGACAAGGTGCCCGAGCTCTCGCGCCGCGGGCGCGCGTTCCCGGTGTGGGCGACGCTGCGCGCCCTGGGGCGTTCCGGGGTCGCGGAGCTGGTGGACGGCTTCTGCCGCCACGCGGCCGCGTTCGCCGCGGGCATGCGGGCGATCGACGGCGCGGTCGTGCTCAACGACGTCGTCTTCACCCAGGTGTGCGCGGCGTTCGGGGACGACGCGCGCACGCAGGAGGTCGTGCGTCGCGTGCTCGACGACGGGACGGCCTGGATGTCCGGGTCGCGGTGGCACGACCGCGCGGTGCTCCGCGCGTCGGTGAGCTCGTGGGCGACGACGGACGACGACGTCCGGGTGAGCCTCGACGCCCTGCGCCGCGCCGCGTCGTCGGGGTGA
- a CDS encoding ScyD/ScyE family protein codes for MRRLRTTLPAGVAAATAALVLVASPAVAHGGGKPDPRPPTVTDVATGLVTPLSLAAGPRGTTYVTQNFPGLLTAVGRDGTPSVLYASPDGGEVGGVSYADRRITFTETQLGEEGPVASEVSTLRTDRWGNPTGTPRVLADTFAYEQANNPDAGVTYGLRETDPACVAQVPPVPIPGLYTGIADSHPYATASSRGTTYVADAGANAILSISDRGKVRTVAVLPAQPAVVTVEAAAAVGWPDCAVGETYWFEPVPTDVEVGPRGVLYVTTLPGGPEDASLGARGAVYTVDPWKGKVRPLGSGFVGATNLAVTDRGTVYVAELFGGKISQVGKRGPSTVVEVPLPAGLEWDGTGLLATTNALPPDETTPPDGHLVRVDLGKHRGR; via the coding sequence ATGAGACGACTCCGCACCACCCTGCCCGCAGGCGTCGCCGCCGCGACCGCCGCCCTCGTCCTCGTCGCGAGCCCCGCCGTCGCGCACGGCGGCGGAAAGCCCGACCCGCGCCCGCCCACCGTGACCGACGTCGCGACCGGGCTCGTCACCCCGCTCAGCCTCGCGGCCGGACCACGCGGCACGACCTACGTCACCCAGAACTTCCCCGGCCTGCTCACGGCCGTCGGGCGCGACGGCACGCCGAGCGTGCTCTACGCCTCGCCGGACGGCGGCGAGGTGGGCGGCGTCTCCTACGCCGACCGCCGCATCACGTTCACCGAGACGCAGCTCGGCGAGGAGGGGCCGGTCGCGTCGGAGGTCTCGACGCTGCGCACCGACCGCTGGGGGAACCCGACGGGCACGCCCCGCGTCCTCGCGGACACGTTCGCGTACGAGCAGGCGAACAACCCCGACGCCGGCGTGACGTACGGCCTGCGCGAGACCGACCCGGCCTGCGTCGCGCAGGTGCCTCCGGTGCCCATCCCGGGCCTGTACACCGGGATCGCGGACTCCCACCCGTACGCGACGGCCTCGTCCCGCGGCACCACCTACGTCGCCGACGCGGGCGCGAACGCGATCCTGTCGATCAGCGACCGCGGGAAGGTCCGGACCGTGGCCGTCCTCCCCGCCCAGCCCGCGGTGGTGACGGTGGAGGCCGCGGCGGCCGTCGGGTGGCCCGACTGCGCCGTCGGCGAGACCTACTGGTTCGAGCCCGTCCCCACGGACGTCGAGGTGGGTCCCCGTGGCGTGCTCTACGTGACGACGCTCCCCGGCGGGCCCGAGGACGCGAGCCTCGGCGCGCGCGGCGCCGTCTACACGGTCGACCCGTGGAAGGGGAAGGTGCGCCCGCTCGGGTCCGGGTTCGTGGGCGCGACGAACCTCGCCGTGACGGACCGGGGGACGGTCTACGTGGCCGAGCTGTTCGGCGGCAAGATCTCGCAGGTCGGCAAGCGCGGCCCGAGCACGGTCGTCGAGGTCCCGCTGCCCGCCGGGCTGGAGTGGGACGGCACGGGCCTGCTCGCGACGACGAACGCACTGCCCCCGGACGAGACGACGCCGCCCGACGGGCATCTCGTGCGCGTCGACCTCGGCAAGCACCGCGGTCGCTGA
- a CDS encoding endonuclease/exonuclease/phosphatase family protein, with the protein MSTRPAHPAPTGRAAPARAVPVALALALSVALTGGAVGAAASPAVAYGHANGHGDGHDRGTLRVATYNASLNRAAAGELEADLSTPDDPQAATIAEVLQRTRPDVVLLNEFDYVPDGRAVDLFRDHYLEVPQGGAEPIEYRYAYVAPSNTGVPSGFDLNDDGTVGGGDDAFGFGAFEGQYGMVVLSRYPIDTRGVRTFQHFLWKDMPGALLPDDPATAAPADWFTPEELEVVRLSSKSHWDVPVRVGRETVHVLASHPTPPTFDGPEDRNGRRNHDEIRFWADYVTPGKASRYVYDDAGRRGGLHPGESFVVLGDQNADPLDGDSVDAAIDQLLHHRRVQDPAPRSDGAVEAAALQGGANATHRGDPALDTADFADSAPGNLRADYVLPSRDLRVRDAGVFWPVQADPLSRLTGVFPFPSSDHRLVWVDLAVRG; encoded by the coding sequence GTGTCCACGAGACCCGCTCACCCCGCCCCCACCGGCCGTGCCGCCCCCGCCCGCGCCGTCCCCGTCGCCCTGGCCCTCGCCCTGTCCGTCGCCCTCACCGGGGGCGCCGTCGGCGCCGCGGCGAGTCCCGCCGTCGCGTACGGCCACGCGAACGGGCACGGAGACGGTCACGACCGCGGGACCCTCCGCGTCGCGACGTACAACGCGAGCCTCAACCGCGCCGCGGCCGGAGAGCTCGAGGCCGACCTCTCGACCCCCGACGACCCGCAGGCCGCGACGATCGCCGAGGTGCTCCAGCGCACCCGGCCCGACGTCGTGCTGCTCAACGAGTTCGACTACGTCCCGGACGGACGCGCCGTCGACCTGTTCCGCGACCACTACCTCGAGGTCCCCCAGGGCGGCGCGGAGCCGATCGAGTACCGCTACGCGTACGTCGCGCCGTCGAACACCGGCGTGCCCAGCGGGTTCGACCTCAACGACGACGGCACGGTCGGTGGGGGCGACGACGCGTTCGGCTTCGGGGCGTTCGAGGGCCAGTACGGCATGGTCGTGCTGTCGCGCTACCCGATCGACACGCGCGGCGTCCGCACGTTCCAGCACTTCCTGTGGAAGGACATGCCCGGCGCGCTCCTCCCCGACGACCCGGCGACGGCCGCGCCCGCGGACTGGTTCACGCCGGAGGAGCTCGAGGTCGTCCGCCTGTCGAGCAAGTCGCACTGGGACGTGCCCGTGCGGGTCGGCCGGGAGACGGTCCACGTGCTCGCGTCGCACCCCACGCCCCCGACGTTCGACGGCCCCGAGGACCGCAACGGGCGGCGCAACCACGACGAGATCCGGTTCTGGGCCGACTACGTGACGCCCGGCAAGGCGTCGCGGTACGTCTACGACGACGCCGGCCGCCGCGGCGGGCTGCACCCGGGCGAGAGCTTCGTCGTCCTGGGCGACCAGAACGCCGACCCGCTCGACGGCGACTCGGTCGACGCCGCGATCGACCAGCTCCTCCACCACCGCCGCGTCCAGGACCCGGCACCCCGCTCCGACGGCGCCGTCGAGGCCGCCGCGCTCCAGGGCGGCGCGAACGCGACCCACCGCGGCGACCCCGCGCTGGACACGGCCGACTTCGCGGACAGCGCGCCCGGCAACCTGCGCGCGGACTACGTGCTGCCGTCGCGCGACCTGCGCGTGCGCGACGCCGGGGTGTTCTGGCCCGTCCAGGCGGACCCGCTGTCACGGCTCACCGGGGTCTTCCCGTTCCCGAGCAGCGACCACCGGCTCGTGTGGGTGGACCTGGCGGTCCGCGGCTGA
- a CDS encoding VOC family protein, with translation MDTTQSRPTRTYPHGVPCWVDTEQPDVDAALAFYGALFGWEFEERLPPGTGERYVVASLGGQDVAAVASGTGEAAWITYVAVDDVDASSRGVPDLGGEVLDGPTTIGPPGRMASVRDPQGATFRLWEPGTRVGAQRVNEPGTWNFSVLHTPDVARALHFYGPLLGWEVDAGLGAGMARVPGYGDHLARTVYPEIDANQEGAPPGFRDVVAGVVEDGGPARHTVTFAVADRDAAAAAAERAGAVVLSSADTEWTREAEVRDPQGAVLTLSQFTPPEGF, from the coding sequence ATGGACACCACGCAGTCCCGGCCGACCCGCACGTACCCGCACGGCGTGCCGTGCTGGGTGGACACCGAGCAGCCCGACGTCGACGCCGCGCTCGCGTTCTACGGCGCGCTCTTCGGGTGGGAGTTCGAGGAGAGGCTCCCGCCCGGCACGGGGGAGCGGTACGTCGTGGCGTCGCTCGGCGGGCAGGACGTCGCCGCGGTCGCGTCCGGGACCGGCGAGGCCGCGTGGATCACGTACGTCGCGGTCGACGACGTGGACGCGTCCTCCCGCGGCGTCCCCGACCTCGGCGGGGAGGTCCTCGACGGCCCGACGACGATCGGGCCGCCCGGCCGCATGGCGTCCGTCCGCGACCCCCAGGGCGCGACGTTCCGGCTCTGGGAGCCCGGGACGCGCGTCGGCGCGCAGCGGGTCAACGAGCCGGGCACGTGGAACTTCAGCGTGCTGCACACGCCCGACGTCGCGCGGGCGCTCCACTTCTACGGGCCCCTGCTCGGGTGGGAGGTGGACGCGGGGCTCGGCGCGGGCATGGCCCGCGTCCCGGGGTACGGCGACCACCTCGCCCGGACCGTCTACCCGGAGATCGACGCGAACCAGGAGGGCGCACCGCCCGGGTTCCGGGACGTCGTGGCGGGCGTGGTCGAGGACGGCGGGCCCGCGCGGCACACGGTGACGTTCGCCGTCGCCGACCGGGACGCCGCCGCCGCGGCCGCCGAGCGCGCGGGCGCGGTCGTGCTCTCGTCGGCCGACACGGAGTGGACGCGCGAGGCCGAGGTGCGCGACCCGCAGGGCGCGGTCCTCACGCTGTCGCAGTTCACCCCGCCCGAGGGCTTCTGA